The Osmerus eperlanus chromosome 25, fOsmEpe2.1, whole genome shotgun sequence DNA window ATGACAGCGTCTCAGGACCCCTCGCTGTGTGTTTGGAGAGCGCTCGCTCAGAGTGGGTTTGGAGAGTGAATGAGCCTTTCAGGACTGGTCAATAAGGCTCTGTCACTACTCTGCGGCCGCCTGCCAGTGGTCgactgagctggtgtgtgtgtgtgtgtgtgtgtgtgtatgtgtgtgtgtaagtgtgtgtgagtatggttGCACCCAGCAGCattacagtattacagtaaGAGATTGGTCTCcaatggtactgtgtgtgtgtgtgtgtgtgtgtacgcatgcgtgtgtgtacgatACACAGTGTCTGTCCAGTTGGAGAATCCCAACTCAGTGACCCTGTGGAATGCTCTGAATGCATTTTGCAGTTCTGTCTACAGTATAAACCTGACAAACTATCGCAGTGTTTCAAGACATCTATATAAGGCTGAGAATGTACCCGGTCCCTGTGTACCTACATGACTATACAAAACCGTTTGTGACAGGTAAGATAACATGGATGCAGGTTCAAGGGTTCTAGAGTGTTGTGAAGATGGACATGGTCTCATGGTTTTAGAGTTTTAGGCTAATAGAATTGGTTCCAGGGTTCTAGAGTGTTGTGATGATGGAACCAGTTCCAGGGTTCTAGACTGTTGTGATGATGGAACCGGTTCTAGGGTGTTGCGACGATGGATCGATGATTCACAAAAGCATGACAAGATTGTAGCCTTTGTTCTCTGCTGCTTACACAATGTGGCAAACAATAGAGTCTATCTTGAATCTATAAGACCTTTATGACAttgctttctcctcctcccccgccctgctCTGCCtaattccctctcttcctctccgcttctccccttccctccctccctctccccctccccttccctccctccctccctccatccctccctccctccccccacaggaGAAGCAGTATGTGGGCTTTGCCACGCTGCCTAACCAGGTCCACAGGAAATCTGTGAAGAAGGGATTTGACTTCACTCTCATGGttgcaggtcagtgtgtgtgtgtgtgtgttcaaacaaaaGCAATATTAAAGACggaaacaaaaacaccaatagtcgtgcgtgtgtgtgtgtgtgtcacaggggaGTCTGGTATGGGTAAATCCACCTTGGTGAACAGCCTGTTCCTGACAGACCTGTACAAGGACAGAAAGCTGCTCAACGCTGAAGGTGAGTGACAGAGCTGTGTGAGTCAGAGGAAGGGATGGTCACCTCTACAACACAGGACAACCAGGGTCAATACAATcatgttcctcccctcctccccctttcctgatCCTCCTTAACACTCTTCCACgcgctccacgctcctctcctccttcccttccctttcttttcctcgcttctcttcctccatcctcctcctcctctcccctcacagaGCGGATCAACCAGACGGTGGAGATCATCAAACACACTGTTGACATCGAGGAGAAGGGAGTCAAGCTCAAACTCACCATCGTGGACACTCCTGGGTTTGGAGATGCTGTCAACAACAATGAGTGGTGAGCTGattgtcctggtcctggtcctggtcttggtCCATACTGTTCATAGCTATTGGTTTTTGTTTTATTATAGCAAGCTTTGGCTaacttttgtgtgtttgtgtgtgtgtgacccagctGGAAGCCCATAACAGACTATATAGACCAGCAGTTTGAGCAGTACTTCAGAGACGAGAGCGGGCTGAACAGGAAGAACATCCAGGACAACCGCGTCCACTGCTGCCTCtacttcatccctcccttcggGCACgggtgagaacacacacgctcacgtgggcctacacacacacacgcgtgcgcgTCATTtcgttggtgtgtgtttgtggtgtcgcCGTTCCCCCGCACGCGACCGTATCGCATCACTCGATCAAATAAACGTTTCTTCTTCTACCCACTtctacacatacacaacataagtgcacacacggacacacacacggaagaaTGTGCTGTCGGAGGGTGTTTTGCGGGAGGTGTGGAGCCTACAGGATGGTGTTAACACTGTAAACACTGTTATTACCCCCCTACCTACCACcactcacccccaccaccaccaccacctacccccacccacccacccccccacccccactcccctcacAGCCTACCCAGGCTCCGGGATCTCCCTCGGCCCTCGGGACACCTCACATGCTGCCAGAACAGAGATCTTCCTCTGCGTAAACTCATGGATGTAGATGACATTTCGTTTAAACATTCATTTGTGGTCGTGTTgcctctcagtctctcacatGTTGACACTCTcgctgtgtttgggtgtgtgtcgtCGATAGGGTGTTCATTGTAGCTGGGAGACAAatccacacgcagacacacacactgtgggtttggcctgtatacatatgtgtgtgtgtgtgtgtctccaggctgCGGCCGGTAGATGTGGAGTTTATGAAGGCCCTTCATGAGAAGGTCAACGTGGTCCCCCTCATCTCCAAGGCCGACTGCCTCACTCCCAACGAGATCAAGAGGCTGAAAGACAGAGTGAGTTCTCCCTGACCCGAACTCTGACCTCGTCCCTgccgtgacccctgaccctgaccccggTCCTTTCCTCGTCCCTGATCCTGATGTATAAAGACAGGATGTGCAATGGTACACAGCTGCAAACATGCAGTTAacatgagtgtgcgtgtgtctgtacgtgtgtgtgtgtgtgtgtgtgtgtgtgtgtgtgtgtgtgtgtgtgtaggttcgtGAGGAGATAGAGAAGTTTGGCATCAAGGTGTACCAGTTCCCAGAATGTGACTCGGACGAGGATGAAGAGTTTAAACAGCAGGACAAGGAGCTTAAGGTGAAACACAGGgtttacgtgtttgtgtgtgtgtatgcaacaATAATACAGAGAGGATTCCAACTTTGTGTTCCCTccattgtgtgcctgtgtgcg harbors:
- the septin5a gene encoding septin 5a isoform X2 produces the protein MDAIMLQEKLVERLLCPRVRTARQKEKQYVGFATLPNQVHRKSVKKGFDFTLMVAGESGMGKSTLVNSLFLTDLYKDRKLLNAEERINQTVEIIKHTVDIEEKGVKLKLTIVDTPGFGDAVNNNECWKPITDYIDQQFEQYFRDESGLNRKNIQDNRVHCCLYFIPPFGHGLRPVDVEFMKALHEKVNVVPLISKADCLTPNEIKRLKDRVREEIEKFGIKVYQFPECDSDEDEEFKQQDKELKECAPFAVIGSNTVVEARGQRVRGRLYPWGIVEVENQSHCDFVKLRNMLIRSHMHDLKDVTCDLHYENYRAQCIQEMTSKLTQDNRVDSPTPFLPLSTPDVETERLIKMKDEELKRMQEMLNKMQQQIHDKE
- the septin5a gene encoding septin 5a isoform X1, with the translated sequence MTTNIRYKSRIPIKSDESTEEKQYVGFATLPNQVHRKSVKKGFDFTLMVAGESGMGKSTLVNSLFLTDLYKDRKLLNAEERINQTVEIIKHTVDIEEKGVKLKLTIVDTPGFGDAVNNNECWKPITDYIDQQFEQYFRDESGLNRKNIQDNRVHCCLYFIPPFGHGLRPVDVEFMKALHEKVNVVPLISKADCLTPNEIKRLKDRVREEIEKFGIKVYQFPECDSDEDEEFKQQDKELKECAPFAVIGSNTVVEARGQRVRGRLYPWGIVEVENQSHCDFVKLRNMLIRSHMHDLKDVTCDLHYENYRAQCIQEMTSKLTQDNRVDSPTPFLPLSTPDVETERLIKMKDEELKRMQEMLNKMQQQIHDKE